In one Erythrobacteraceae bacterium WH01K genomic region, the following are encoded:
- a CDS encoding DNA polymerase III subunit chi, producing the protein MRVDFYLLDADPVTAVVPLLARKTLEAGKRLSIAARDDVLRTALDRALWEREGDAFLAHGFASDSNAARQPILLGEEPTQANEAGFAMLADGIWREDARAFERVMLLFGEERRQAARELWKAFSTEDGLEKNFLKQEGGRWQRLG; encoded by the coding sequence GTGAGGGTGGACTTCTACCTGCTGGATGCCGATCCGGTGACCGCCGTCGTCCCCCTGCTGGCGCGAAAGACGCTGGAGGCGGGCAAGCGCCTGTCCATCGCGGCGCGGGACGATGTCTTGCGCACCGCGCTCGACCGCGCCCTGTGGGAACGGGAGGGCGATGCTTTCCTCGCCCACGGTTTCGCATCGGACAGCAATGCAGCGCGCCAGCCGATCCTGCTGGGCGAAGAGCCGACGCAGGCGAACGAGGCCGGTTTCGCGATGCTGGCCGACGGCATCTGGCGCGAGGATGCGCGCGCGTTCGAGCGCGTGATGCTGCTGTTCGGGGAAGAACGCAGGCAGGCCGCGCGCGAATTGTGGAAGGCGTTCTCGACCGAGGACGGCCTGGAAAAGAATTTCCTGAAGCAGGAGGGCGGCCGGTGGCAACGCCTGGGCTAG
- a CDS encoding DUF2256 domain-containing protein yields MGKMRRKGDLPSKICASCGLPFNWRKKWERDWDNVKYCSERCRRSAKSGTSSAASEAGS; encoded by the coding sequence ATGGGAAAGATGCGCAGGAAAGGCGACTTGCCGAGCAAGATCTGCGCGTCCTGCGGCCTGCCGTTCAACTGGCGCAAGAAGTGGGAGCGTGACTGGGACAATGTGAAATATTGCTCCGAACGCTGCCGCCGCTCCGCCAAGTCGGGCACTTCGTCGGCGGCTTCGGAGGCCGGATCGTGA
- a CDS encoding leucyl aminopeptidase — translation MNITFADSLPSDISLLARVVEHGSLPGDLERTVTEGAQAARFRGGAGQVFESFVERDGKVVRLALSGAGKADADDRMANLEKAGAALAAKYFASGVETLVLDAGNSPLDAAGLGAVLLGLRLRAWRFDEHRTTMKKEQQRSLMNVVVVGAPHGSDAALADAAAVAEGVEFTRMLVTEPANKVYPVSFVEKAKAAFEGTGVELTVLDEGAMDELGMGALLGVGRGSERESRLLAMQWNGGEKGARPTVFVGKGVTFDTGGISMKPAAGMEDMKWDMGGSGAVAGAMLALAKRKAKANVVGVVGLVENMPDGRAQLPGDVVTSMSGQTIEVINTDAEGRLVLCDALHWAQEQYDPAAIVDFATLTGAMIIALGSEHGGVFSNDDELADKLQAAGAAVGDKLWRFPLTSEYDKLIDSPIADMKNVGPRGAGSITAAQFLQRFITDDRPWAHCDIAGMVWADKPGRTWGKGATGYGARLIDRYVRDVLES, via the coding sequence ATGAACATCACTTTCGCCGACAGCCTTCCTTCCGACATCAGCCTGCTCGCCCGCGTGGTGGAGCATGGCAGCTTGCCCGGCGACCTCGAGCGAACCGTTACCGAAGGCGCGCAGGCCGCGCGGTTCCGGGGCGGAGCCGGGCAGGTCTTCGAAAGCTTCGTGGAACGTGATGGCAAGGTCGTGCGACTGGCGCTGTCCGGCGCGGGCAAGGCGGATGCGGACGACCGCATGGCCAACCTGGAGAAGGCGGGCGCTGCCCTGGCTGCGAAATATTTCGCCAGCGGGGTGGAAACGCTGGTCCTCGACGCCGGCAATTCGCCGCTCGATGCGGCAGGGCTGGGCGCAGTACTGCTGGGCCTGCGCCTGCGCGCATGGCGGTTCGACGAACATCGCACCACGATGAAGAAGGAACAGCAGCGCAGCCTGATGAACGTCGTGGTGGTGGGCGCACCCCATGGCAGCGATGCCGCGCTGGCCGATGCCGCTGCCGTGGCGGAAGGGGTCGAGTTCACCCGGATGCTGGTGACCGAACCTGCGAACAAGGTGTATCCCGTCAGCTTCGTCGAGAAGGCGAAGGCCGCGTTCGAAGGCACGGGCGTGGAACTTACCGTGCTCGACGAAGGGGCGATGGACGAACTCGGCATGGGCGCGCTGCTGGGCGTGGGCCGCGGGTCGGAGCGCGAATCGCGCCTGCTCGCGATGCAGTGGAACGGCGGCGAGAAAGGCGCGCGCCCGACGGTCTTCGTTGGCAAGGGCGTCACCTTCGACACCGGCGGCATCTCGATGAAGCCTGCCGCGGGCATGGAAGACATGAAGTGGGACATGGGCGGATCGGGCGCCGTCGCAGGCGCGATGCTGGCGCTGGCCAAGCGCAAGGCGAAGGCGAATGTCGTGGGCGTCGTGGGCCTGGTCGAGAACATGCCCGACGGCCGTGCGCAGCTGCCGGGCGATGTCGTCACCTCCATGTCGGGCCAGACGATCGAGGTCATCAATACCGACGCCGAGGGGCGGCTGGTCCTGTGCGACGCGCTGCACTGGGCGCAGGAACAGTACGATCCGGCTGCCATCGTCGACTTCGCCACGCTGACCGGCGCCATGATCATCGCGCTGGGCAGCGAGCATGGCGGCGTCTTCTCCAACGACGACGAACTGGCGGACAAGCTGCAGGCGGCAGGCGCAGCCGTGGGCGACAAGCTGTGGCGCTTCCCGCTGACCAGCGAATACGACAAGCTGATCGACAGCCCGATCGCCGACATGAAGAATGTCGGCCCGCGCGGAGCAGGCTCGATCACGGCGGCGCAGTTTCTCCAGCGCTTCATCACCGATGACCGCCCGTGGGCGCATTGCGACATTGCCGGCATGGTCTGGGCCGACAAGCCGGGCCGTACCTGGGGCAAGGGTGCAACCGGCTATGGCGCGCGGCTGATCGACCGCTACGTGCGCGACGTTCTGGAAAGCTGA
- the lptD gene encoding LPS assembly protein LptD, with protein MSTAHGLPLGRPHGAARFLPHGCAIAALIALPAAPLAAQEGAAPGMATADEPVEVPDARDPVYAGEQETGFPQGGEPVVVARLPGEDAPPALPPVPEDEVAFEADTLRYNSNDDSVTATGNVILRNGARTVTADEVVWTPDTGEIVGTGDVLLSEGDRSVRADRVVWNRNTGGITGTGDVRFVDEDGNQLYTSRIELTEEFQAGSMDDLLLALRAGGRLAAVQGERGQDGSIVLTRAAYSGCAVVDPEGCDRKPSWRITADEVVYSPQEDRVRFSGAYLELFGRRIVPLPGLAVRTDGGPVSGFLVPDLRISESNGVEVSGSYYTRLAPNQDATISGYVFTEAAPMVSAQYRALNERGAFQITGYGTYSSRISDFTGVPTTEDDFRGYVFANGKAQFDPNWSLTGSLRVASDRTFLRRYDISRDDRLRSLVELERIDADSYLLVAGYSAQTLILGRDQGQVPLALPAIDYRRRLRDPVLGGQLEVQANSLAIFRDEGQDTQRAFVRAQWDLRRITQMGQVVQFSALARGDVYHSDENALTPSVLYRGDPGFQTRGIGLAAVDVKWPFAGELLGGTQVLTPRVQVVASPGIKNLAVPNEDARAIDLEDSNLFALNRFPGYDRIEDGVRITYGLDWQLNRPGWRVKTTVGQSYRLDTDRDILVDGTGLSERVSDFVGRTEVRYKDFVSFTHRFRLDKDNLAVRRNEIDTTIGSRRTYVELGYLRLDRDISEFGLEDLQDREELRAAARIAFADYWSVFGSGIFNLTDREEDPTLSSDGFQPLRTRLGVAYQDDCLEMGLTWRRDFTDQGDAERGNTFQVYFSLRNLGFR; from the coding sequence GTGTCCACAGCGCATGGCCTGCCGCTCGGCCGCCCCCATGGCGCCGCGCGCTTCCTGCCGCATGGCTGCGCGATTGCCGCCCTGATTGCGCTGCCCGCCGCGCCCCTGGCCGCGCAGGAAGGCGCCGCGCCGGGAATGGCCACCGCTGACGAGCCTGTGGAAGTGCCCGATGCCCGCGATCCGGTCTATGCCGGCGAGCAGGAAACGGGCTTTCCGCAAGGGGGCGAACCCGTGGTTGTCGCCCGCCTGCCCGGCGAGGACGCGCCGCCCGCCCTTCCCCCCGTTCCGGAAGACGAGGTCGCGTTCGAGGCGGACACGCTGCGCTACAATTCCAACGACGACAGCGTCACCGCCACCGGCAATGTCATCCTGCGAAACGGCGCGCGCACGGTTACGGCCGACGAAGTCGTATGGACGCCCGATACCGGCGAAATCGTGGGCACGGGCGATGTGCTGCTGTCGGAGGGCGACCGCTCCGTGCGCGCCGATCGCGTTGTCTGGAACCGCAATACGGGCGGCATCACCGGCACGGGCGATGTGCGCTTCGTCGACGAGGACGGCAACCAGCTCTACACCAGCAGGATCGAGCTGACCGAGGAATTCCAGGCAGGGTCGATGGACGACCTGCTGCTGGCCCTGCGCGCCGGGGGCCGTCTGGCAGCCGTCCAGGGCGAACGCGGCCAGGATGGCAGCATCGTCCTCACCCGCGCTGCCTATAGCGGGTGCGCCGTGGTCGATCCCGAAGGCTGCGACCGCAAGCCCAGCTGGCGCATCACCGCGGACGAAGTCGTCTATTCCCCGCAGGAAGACCGCGTCCGGTTCTCCGGCGCCTATCTGGAACTGTTCGGTCGCCGCATCGTCCCCCTGCCCGGCCTTGCCGTGCGTACCGATGGCGGACCGGTGTCGGGCTTCCTCGTCCCCGACCTGCGCATCTCCGAATCCAACGGGGTGGAGGTATCGGGCAGCTACTATACCCGGCTCGCACCGAACCAGGATGCGACGATCAGCGGTTATGTCTTTACCGAGGCTGCGCCGATGGTCAGCGCGCAGTACCGCGCGCTGAACGAACGCGGGGCGTTCCAGATCACCGGCTACGGCACCTATAGCAGCCGCATTTCCGACTTTACCGGCGTGCCCACCACGGAAGACGATTTTCGCGGCTATGTCTTTGCCAATGGCAAGGCGCAGTTCGACCCGAACTGGAGCCTGACGGGATCGCTGCGTGTCGCCAGCGACCGCACCTTCCTGCGCCGCTACGACATCAGCCGGGACGATCGCCTGCGGTCGCTGGTCGAGCTGGAGCGGATCGATGCCGACAGCTACCTGCTGGTGGCCGGCTATTCGGCGCAGACGCTCATCCTTGGCCGCGACCAGGGGCAGGTCCCGCTGGCCTTGCCGGCGATCGACTATCGCCGCCGCCTGCGTGACCCGGTGCTGGGCGGACAGTTGGAGGTTCAGGCCAATTCGCTTGCCATCTTCCGCGACGAAGGGCAGGACACGCAGCGCGCCTTCGTCCGCGCGCAGTGGGATCTTCGCCGCATCACGCAGATGGGACAGGTGGTGCAGTTCAGCGCGTTGGCGCGGGGCGATGTCTATCATTCGGACGAGAACGCGCTGACGCCGTCCGTCCTCTATCGCGGCGATCCGGGATTCCAGACGCGCGGCATCGGCCTCGCCGCAGTGGACGTGAAATGGCCCTTTGCCGGCGAATTGCTCGGCGGCACGCAGGTCCTGACACCGCGGGTCCAGGTCGTCGCCAGTCCGGGGATCAAGAACCTGGCCGTCCCGAACGAGGATGCGCGCGCCATCGACCTTGAGGATTCCAACCTCTTCGCGCTCAATCGCTTTCCGGGCTACGACCGGATCGAGGACGGGGTACGCATCACCTACGGCCTCGACTGGCAGCTGAACCGCCCCGGCTGGCGGGTGAAGACGACGGTGGGCCAGTCCTACCGCCTCGACACGGACCGCGACATCCTGGTCGACGGCACCGGCCTGTCCGAACGCGTGTCGGATTTCGTCGGCCGCACCGAAGTCCGCTACAAGGATTTCGTGTCGTTCACCCACCGATTCCGGCTGGACAAGGACAATCTCGCCGTCCGCCGGAACGAGATCGACACCACCATCGGCAGCCGCCGCACCTATGTGGAGCTGGGCTATCTCAGGCTCGACCGCGACATCAGCGAATTCGGGCTGGAAGACCTGCAGGACCGCGAGGAACTGCGCGCCGCCGCCCGCATCGCCTTTGCCGATTACTGGTCCGTCTTCGGTTCGGGCATCTTCAACCTGACCGACCGGGAAGAAGACCCCACCCTGTCGTCGGACGGGTTCCAGCCGCTGCGCACGAGGCTGGGCGTCGCCTATCAGGACGACTGCCTGGAGATGGGACTGACCTGGCGGCGTGATTTCACCGACCAGGGCGATGCGGAACGCGGCAACACCTTCCAGGTCTATTTCTCGCTCCGCAATCTGGGTTTCCGATAA
- a CDS encoding peptidylprolyl isomerase, which produces MTTRLSSFLSAAAMTGAAFGLVAAPIAAQAQATGAAPAANPLNLPDNIQLLGETNPNMRRATARVNGDVITGTDVDHRVALTLAANGSDVQLSDEDLGQLKMQVLRNLIDETLQIQAAEAQEMPVAAAEVDAQYQRVAAQNFGTDIAKMDEYLAGVGSSVNSLKRQIEAEIAWSRLLRRNVQPFINVSDEEVEDMMARLEASRGTAEYRLGEIYLSATPETAAAVEQNGVRIMEQLRAGGSFVAYARQFSEASTAAVGGDLGFVRLGQLPAELSTVAQEMQPGQLIGPISVPGGYSILYLIDKKQVLTADPRDAVLSLKQIAITFPEGMSQAQADARVTEFGNMVESIRGCGDAERAAATVNADVVSNDLRARALPEALQATILNLQVGQATPPFGSVQDGVRVLLLCGRDDPQDTSGPSRDEMMAQLTEDRVSKRAQRFLRDLRNDAYIQYN; this is translated from the coding sequence ATGACCACCAGACTTTCCAGCTTCCTTTCCGCGGCAGCCATGACCGGCGCAGCCTTCGGCCTCGTCGCCGCGCCAATCGCCGCGCAGGCACAGGCCACGGGCGCGGCCCCGGCAGCGAACCCCCTGAACCTCCCGGACAACATCCAGCTCCTGGGCGAGACCAATCCCAACATGCGCCGCGCCACCGCGCGCGTGAACGGCGATGTCATCACCGGCACCGATGTCGATCACCGCGTGGCCCTGACGCTGGCTGCCAATGGCAGCGACGTGCAGCTGAGCGACGAGGATCTGGGCCAGCTGAAGATGCAGGTCCTTCGCAACCTGATCGACGAGACGCTGCAGATCCAGGCCGCAGAAGCGCAGGAAATGCCCGTTGCCGCGGCAGAGGTCGATGCCCAGTACCAGCGCGTCGCCGCCCAGAACTTCGGCACCGACATCGCCAAGATGGACGAATATCTCGCCGGCGTGGGCTCTTCCGTCAATTCGCTCAAGCGCCAGATCGAGGCGGAGATTGCCTGGTCGCGCCTGCTGCGCCGCAACGTCCAGCCGTTCATCAACGTCTCCGACGAAGAGGTCGAGGACATGATGGCCCGGCTGGAGGCTTCGCGGGGCACGGCGGAATACCGGCTTGGCGAAATCTACCTGTCGGCAACGCCGGAAACGGCTGCCGCGGTGGAGCAGAACGGCGTCCGCATCATGGAACAGCTGCGCGCCGGCGGAAGTTTCGTCGCCTATGCCCGCCAGTTCTCCGAAGCCTCGACCGCTGCCGTGGGCGGCGACCTGGGCTTCGTGCGGCTCGGCCAGCTTCCGGCAGAACTCTCGACCGTGGCGCAGGAAATGCAGCCCGGTCAGCTGATCGGCCCGATTTCGGTCCCCGGCGGCTATTCCATCCTCTACCTGATCGACAAGAAGCAGGTGCTGACCGCCGATCCGCGCGACGCTGTCCTCAGCCTGAAGCAGATCGCCATCACCTTCCCCGAAGGAATGTCGCAGGCGCAGGCCGATGCCCGCGTGACCGAATTCGGCAATATGGTCGAATCCATTCGTGGCTGTGGCGATGCGGAACGGGCGGCGGCGACGGTGAATGCCGATGTCGTCTCCAACGACCTGCGCGCCCGCGCCCTGCCCGAGGCGCTGCAGGCGACGATCCTGAACCTGCAGGTCGGACAGGCCACGCCGCCGTTCGGCTCGGTGCAGGACGGGGTGCGCGTCCTGCTCCTGTGCGGCCGCGACGATCCGCAGGATACCAGCGGTCCCAGCCGTGACGAGATGATGGCGCAGCTGACCGAAGACCGCGTCAGCAAGCGTGCCCAGCGTTTCCTGCGCGACCTGCGCAACGACGCCTACATCCAGTACAACTGA
- the pdxA gene encoding 4-hydroxythreonine-4-phosphate dehydrogenase PdxA: MVAPAPPKPALPLALSIGDPAGIGPELAILVWHARDGRGAAQPLPPFFAMHGAGVLRAASERLGLDTPLERIAAPAEAGAVFGHALPVLGQADGPYTPGAPGGDGALLALASLQDAARLAYEGKASGIVTLPVAKAQLAAIGFAHPGQTEFLAAACDLPPGASVMMLAGPSLKAVPLTVHCALADVPARLSVDLIVRRGRIVANALRRDYGIQRPRLSVTGLNPHAGEVGAFGREEIEIIAPAIEALRAEGVEASGPHPADALFAPRSRADFDAALCMYHDQALIPVKALDFDQGVNVTLGLPIVRTSPDHGTAFDIAGTGRADPGATLAALVMAGEIAARRQDAGGADG; this comes from the coding sequence ATGGTTGCCCCCGCCCCGCCGAAACCCGCGCTGCCGCTCGCCCTCTCGATCGGCGATCCGGCCGGTATCGGTCCGGAACTGGCCATCCTTGTCTGGCACGCGCGGGACGGACGCGGGGCCGCGCAGCCCCTCCCGCCTTTCTTCGCGATGCACGGGGCCGGAGTGCTGCGTGCTGCCAGCGAACGTCTCGGACTGGATACGCCCCTCGAGCGAATTGCCGCTCCCGCCGAAGCCGGCGCGGTGTTCGGCCATGCCTTGCCGGTCCTGGGCCAGGCGGATGGTCCCTATACCCCCGGCGCGCCCGGTGGCGACGGAGCGCTGCTGGCCCTCGCATCGCTGCAGGATGCGGCAAGGCTGGCCTATGAGGGCAAGGCTTCGGGGATAGTGACCCTGCCGGTGGCAAAGGCGCAGCTGGCCGCCATCGGCTTCGCCCATCCCGGGCAGACCGAATTTCTCGCCGCTGCCTGCGACCTGCCGCCCGGTGCCTCGGTCATGATGCTGGCCGGTCCCTCGCTCAAGGCGGTGCCGCTGACCGTGCATTGCGCCCTGGCAGACGTGCCGGCCCGCCTGTCGGTGGACCTTATCGTGCGGCGCGGACGGATCGTCGCGAATGCCCTGCGGCGCGATTACGGCATCCAGCGCCCCCGCCTCTCCGTCACCGGCCTGAACCCCCATGCGGGAGAAGTCGGTGCATTCGGGCGCGAGGAGATCGAGATCATCGCCCCCGCCATCGAGGCGTTGCGCGCAGAAGGCGTGGAGGCGAGCGGGCCGCACCCGGCCGATGCCCTGTTCGCCCCGCGCAGCCGAGCAGACTTCGACGCGGCGCTGTGCATGTATCACGACCAGGCGCTGATCCCGGTCAAGGCGCTCGATTTCGATCAGGGCGTCAACGTCACGCTGGGCCTGCCCATCGTGCGCACCAGCCCCGATCACGGCACCGCGTTCGACATTGCGGGCACGGGCCGGGCGGATCCGGGCGCAACGCTCGCCGCGCTGGTCATGGCAGGCGAGATCGCCGCCCGCAGGCAGGACGCAGGCGGGGCCGATGGCTGA
- the rsmA gene encoding 16S rRNA (adenine(1518)-N(6)/adenine(1519)-N(6))-dimethyltransferase RsmA: MADLPPLREVIARHGLSASKALGQNFLFDEQLLDRIAALPGDLQGRAVLEIGPGPGGLTRALLRAGARVTAIEMDRRCLPALAELEAAFPGQLTVIQGDAMKIDHRELMQEPHAVVANLPYNVGTALFVRWLGGEDWPPLWTSLTLMFQQEVAQRIVARPGTSAFGRLAVLAQWRSAAALAMKVHRSAFTPPPKVMSAIVHVTPAAMPGGVSARMLERLTEAAFGQRRKMLRQSLKSVPGAVAALCSVGIEETRRAETLSVDEFVALARVLS; this comes from the coding sequence ATGGCTGACCTGCCTCCTCTACGCGAGGTCATCGCGCGCCACGGTCTTTCTGCATCGAAGGCGCTGGGCCAGAACTTCCTGTTCGACGAGCAATTACTGGACCGGATCGCGGCATTGCCCGGTGACCTGCAGGGTCGCGCCGTGCTGGAAATCGGGCCCGGCCCCGGTGGCCTGACCCGCGCCCTGCTGCGGGCTGGGGCCCGCGTGACCGCGATCGAGATGGACCGCCGCTGCCTGCCCGCCCTTGCCGAACTGGAAGCCGCCTTTCCCGGCCAGCTGACCGTGATCCAGGGCGATGCCATGAAGATCGATCACCGCGAACTGATGCAGGAGCCCCATGCGGTGGTGGCCAACCTGCCCTACAATGTCGGCACGGCGCTGTTCGTAAGGTGGCTGGGCGGCGAAGACTGGCCGCCGCTGTGGACCTCGCTCACCCTGATGTTCCAGCAGGAAGTCGCCCAGCGCATCGTTGCGCGGCCCGGCACGTCCGCCTTCGGGCGGCTGGCGGTGCTGGCGCAGTGGCGCAGCGCTGCGGCGCTGGCCATGAAGGTGCATCGCAGCGCCTTCACCCCGCCGCCCAAGGTCATGAGCGCCATCGTGCACGTAACGCCCGCAGCGATGCCCGGCGGCGTCTCCGCCCGGATGCTGGAGCGGCTGACGGAGGCCGCGTTCGGGCAAAGGCGCAAGATGCTGCGCCAGAGTTTGAAATCCGTGCCCGGCGCGGTCGCGGCACTGTGCAGCGTCGGCATCGAGGAAACGCGCCGCGCGGAAACCCTGTCGGTCGACGAATTCGTCGCCCTCGCCCGCGTCCTGTCCTGA
- a CDS encoding SRPBCC family protein, producing MFGLFKSAPRPKEPVRYIGEVEIEKPCEDVYALLDLADPRNAKRALGYDVREIGKGRFQMIMETLPDLTFVFDVREARPARHYEFDCIIEPALPNLVRSNEVYELEPLNEAACRLTLTNTVELRPGLGKREYRHETAMMATSTHSALQKLKLQAEHGAAATKAVENNALI from the coding sequence ATGTTCGGACTGTTCAAGTCTGCCCCGCGCCCGAAGGAGCCGGTTCGCTATATAGGGGAGGTCGAGATCGAGAAGCCGTGCGAAGACGTCTACGCCCTGCTCGACCTTGCCGATCCCCGGAACGCCAAGCGCGCGCTCGGCTACGATGTGCGGGAGATCGGCAAGGGCCGGTTCCAGATGATCATGGAGACGCTTCCGGACCTGACCTTCGTATTCGACGTGCGCGAGGCCAGGCCCGCCCGGCATTACGAATTCGACTGCATCATCGAGCCCGCGTTACCCAATCTCGTCCGGTCGAACGAGGTTTACGAGCTGGAACCGCTGAACGAGGCTGCCTGCCGCCTGACGCTGACCAATACGGTCGAGCTGCGTCCCGGCCTCGGCAAGCGCGAATACCGGCACGAAACCGCCATGATGGCAACGTCGACCCACAGCGCGCTACAGAAATTGAAGCTGCAGGCAGAGCACGGCGCGGCCGCGACCAAGGCGGTGGAGAACAACGCGCTGATCTAG